DNA from Stigmatella erecta:
CTCCCCACGTCATGGTCGTCATCGACGAGGCCTATTACGAGTATGCCGAGGGGCCGGGGCTGCCCAACGGCATCGACTGGCTCCGCAAGGGGCACAACCTGTTGGTGCTGCGCACCTTCTCGAAGGTGCACGGGCTCGCGGGGCTGCGCATCGGCTATGGGATTGCCCAGCCCCAGGTGGCCGCCATGCTGCGCCAGCTGAGGGATCCGTTCGCGGTCAGCTCCCTGGCGCAGGTGGCCGCGCAGGCGGCGCTCGATGACCGGACGCACGTGGCCGCGGTGCGCGTGCTCAACGAGCAGGTCCGCTCCGAGCTGTGCGCCGCGCTGGATCGCGAGGGGCTGCACTACATCCGCTCGGTCACCAACTTCGTGATGATTCAGTGCGGGGGCGATGACGTGTCGCTGGTGGAGCGGCTCGCGGAGCAGGGCGTGCGGGTCCGCCCGGGCACCGAGTACGGCATGCGCGGCTGGCTGCGCGTCACCGTGGGGACGTCCGAGCAGACGCAGCGCTTCCTCTCCACCCTGCTCTCCTGCCTGGACTGGTCGCTGGTACGCGCATCCTGTCCATGACTGAACGGCGGCTGCGACCGGGGGGCCCTTGCAGTCTCCCCGCGCGGTAAGCTGACGCAGCCGATGCCCCTTCTGAGCCTCGTCCAAGCCGTGAACGATGCGCTCAAGCTGGAGATGCGGCGCAATCCGGACCTCGTCGTCCTGGGCGAGGACGTGGGGCGCCTGGGCGGCGTCTTCCGCGCCACCGCGGGCCTGCAGGAGGAGTTCGGCCCCGGGCGCGTCGTGGACACCCCGCTGTCCGAGGGCGGCATCCTCGGCGCCGCCATTGGCATGGCGCTCTACGGGCTGAAGCCCGTGCCGGAGATTCAGTTCGCCGACTTCCTGTTCCCCGCCATGGATCAGCTCGTCAACGAGCTGGCGAAGCTGCGCTACCGCTCGGGCGGGCAGTACGCCGCGCCCATGGTCATCCGCGCGCCCTATGGCGGCACCGGCAAGGGCGGGCTCTACCACTCGCAGAGCCCCGAGGCGCTCTTCATCCACACCGCGGGCCTGAAGGTGGTGGTGCCCTCCAGCCCGTATGACGCCAAGGGGCTGCTGCTCGCGGCGCTCCGCCAGCCAGACCCCATCCTCTTCTTCGAGCCCAAGCGCCTCTACCGCTCGCAGCGGCAGGAGGTGCCCGAGGGCGACTACACCGTGGCGCTGGGCCGGGCCCAGGTGGTCCGCCCCGGCCAGGCGCTCACCGTCATCGCCTGGGGGGCCATGCTCCACGAGGCGGCGGTGGCCACCGGGCAGGCCCAGGCCCAGGGCATCGACTGTGAGCTCATCGATCTGCGGACGCTCTGGCCCCTGGACATCGGCTGTGTCGAGGAGAGCGTCCGCAAGACGGGACGCGCCCTCATCGTGCACGAGGCGCCCCGGACGTGTGGCCTGGGCGCGGAGCTGGCGGCGTTGATCCAGGAGCGCTGCTTTCTGTCGCTAGAGGCCCCCGTGCGGCGCGTCACCGGCTGGGACACGCCCTTTCCCTACGCCCT
Protein-coding regions in this window:
- the hisC gene encoding histidinol-phosphate transaminase, coding for MKPVLLPPLDVPPTLELASNENPLGPSRRASKAIQDALLRINRYPERDCFATEERLARLHKLTPSHVVLGPGSFGVLRLLVEACMPAGSEAIHAEPSYPMYRALIHKVGGRPIAVPLTADHRHDLAAMGQAIGPATRLVIICNPNNPTGRPVSREELDAFMDQVPPHVMVVIDEAYYEYAEGPGLPNGIDWLRKGHNLLVLRTFSKVHGLAGLRIGYGIAQPQVAAMLRQLRDPFAVSSLAQVAAQAALDDRTHVAAVRVLNEQVRSELCAALDREGLHYIRSVTNFVMIQCGGDDVSLVERLAEQGVRVRPGTEYGMRGWLRVTVGTSEQTQRFLSTLLSCLDWSLVRASCP
- a CDS encoding alpha-ketoacid dehydrogenase subunit beta, with amino-acid sequence MPLLSLVQAVNDALKLEMRRNPDLVVLGEDVGRLGGVFRATAGLQEEFGPGRVVDTPLSEGGILGAAIGMALYGLKPVPEIQFADFLFPAMDQLVNELAKLRYRSGGQYAAPMVIRAPYGGTGKGGLYHSQSPEALFIHTAGLKVVVPSSPYDAKGLLLAALRQPDPILFFEPKRLYRSQRQEVPEGDYTVALGRAQVVRPGQALTVIAWGAMLHEAAVATGQAQAQGIDCELIDLRTLWPLDIGCVEESVRKTGRALIVHEAPRTCGLGAELAALIQERCFLSLEAPVRRVTGWDTPFPYALEQDYLPRAPRILQGIQETVAFQA